In a single window of the Littorina saxatilis isolate snail1 linkage group LG3, US_GU_Lsax_2.0, whole genome shotgun sequence genome:
- the LOC138962996 gene encoding uncharacterized protein, with protein sequence MLLRMKILLFILFSNSAWSEETASRERTYSDPQGQSVDAADYPFNNVSLPWEDRVHDLVNRLTLEEIQDQMAKGGGGKNSGPANPIERLGIGRYQWVAECLRGDGYAPGNATAFPQSIGLAAAFSPELIFRVAEAAAVEVRGKHNDLVKQGDFDMHTGASCFSPVINIMRDSRWGRNQETYGEDPYLSGVYATNFIQGLQGNDTRYVRASGGCKHFDVHGGPENIPVSRFSFNAEVSEEDWRMTFLPAFRKCVEAGSYSLMCSYNRINGVPACANEKLLTDITRKEWGFKGYVISDEGAIENIISQHHYLNNSVDTVAACVNAGCNLELSGYNADPVYLSLVEAIHQNKVSEATVRERVSPLFYTRMRLGEFDPPEMNPYSKLSSADVETPEHKALAVEAAMKSFVLLKNNGVLPLRNVGTIAVVGPMANNASQLFGDYAPNTPAEDISTPLDGLSGIANKTQFAPGCDDTNCRSYNSSAVKAAISGSDINFVVLGTGQAVEAEGHDRPDIELPGQQKTLLMDVIKNTAENIPIVLLLFNAGPVNISFADQDPRVSAILECFFPAQATGEALRHVLLNDVKGAVPAGRLPYTWPLLASQMPPIVNYSMQGRTYRYFEGDPLYPFGYGLSYTAFVYEELVLYETPGQPLKGYVFIQNNGTMEAEEVVQIYVSRRQRPAYAPKLQLVWFSRVTVPPGTNWVRVDFVIDAMSLAVWYQQDGWLIKPGIIDVFAGGQQPFQAKAVPSNILNVSFSLTESTYLGKY encoded by the exons ATGTTGTTGAGGATGAAAATACTACTGTTTATACTGTTCTCTAATTCTGCTTGGTCTGAAGAGACAGCATCGCGAGAGAGAACGTACAGTGACCCTCAAGGTCAATCAGTGGATGCAGCGGACTACCCGTTCAACAACGTGTCCCTCCCGTGGGAGGATCGTGTGCATGACCTGGTCAACAGACTGACCCTGGAGGAGATACAGGACCAGATGGCAAAGGGAGGTGGTGGGAAGAACA GCGGACCAGCAAATCCAATAGAGCGACTTGGTATAGGACGGTACCAGTGGGTGGCCGAATGTCTAAGAGGGGACGGCTACGCACCGGGGAACGCCACGGCTTTTCCACAGTCCATTGGTTTGGCCGCAGCCTTCAG CCCAGAGTTGATATTCCGAGTGGCAGAAGCAGCGGCGGTTGAAGTTCGAGGCAAGCACAACGACCTGGTAAAGCAAGGAGACTTTGACATGCACACCGGGGCCTCCTGCTTCTCTCCCGTCATCAACATCATGAGGGACTCCAGATGGGGAAGAAACCAG GAAACATACGGAGAGGACCCTTACTTATCCGGTGTCTACGCCACGAATTTCATCCAAGGTCTCCAAGGCAACGACACGCGCTACGTCCGTGCCAGCGGTGGATGTAAACACTTTGACGTTCACGGCGGTCCTGAGAACATCCCCGTCTCGAGGTTTTCTTTCAATGCTGAG GTGTCGGAGGAGGACTGGAGGATGACCTTTCTACCTGCATTCAGGAAGTGTGTGGAGGCCGGGTCATACAGCCTGATGTGCAGCTACAACAG AATCAACGGTGTACCAGCTTGCGCCAACGAGAAGCTGCTGACCGACATCACGCGGAAGGAATGGGGCTTCAAAGGCTACGTGATCAGTGACGAGGGGGCGATAGAGAACATCATCAGCCAGCACCACTACCTCAACAACAGTGTCGACACCGTGGCTGCCTGCGTCAATGCTGGCTGTAACCTGGAGCTATCGGGCTATAATGCAGATCCCGTTTATCTGTCGTTGG TGGAAGCCATCCACCAAAACAAAGTATCTGAAGCGACAGTCCGCGAGAGGGTGTCGCCACTGTTCTACACCAGAATGAGGCTGGGCGAGTTTGACCCACCGGAAATGAACCCCTACAGCAAACTGAGCTCGGCGGACGTGGAGACACCTGAACACAAGGCCCTCGCTGTGGAGGCAGCCATGAAATCCTTCGTCCTGCTCAAGAACAACGGTGTTCTGCCACTGAGGAATGTTGGAACAATTGCA GTGGTAGGCCCAATGGCCAACAATGCATCCCAACTGTTCGGAGACTACGCCCCAAACACACCGGCAGAAGATATATCCACACCGCTTGACGGGCTGTCTGGCATCGCCAACAAAACACAGTTCGCGCCTGGTTGTGATGACACCAACTGCCGCTCGTACAACTCGTCTGCTGTGAAAGCGGCCATCTCTGGAAGTGATATCAACTTCGTTGTCTTGGGAACTG GTCAAGCCGTCGAAGCCGAAGGTCACGACAGGCCAGACATTGAATTACCAGGGCAACAGAAAACCCTTCTGATGGATGTGATCAAAAACA CGGCTGAAAACATCCCAATCGTCTTGCTGTTGTTCAACGCCGGACCTGTCAACATCTCCTTCGCTGACCAGGATCCACGTgtgtccgccatcttggaatgTTTCTTTCCGGCCCAGGCCACTGGGGAAGCACTACGTCACGTCCTGCTGAATGACGTCAAAGGCGCGGTGCCTGCTGGGAGACTACCCTACACGTGGCCTCTTCTAGCCTCCCAG ATGCCTCCAATTGTAAACTACTCGATGCAGGGCAGAACGTACCGCTACTTTGAAGGCGACCCACTCTACCCGTTTGGCTACGGACTATCCTACACCGCGTTTGTGTATGAGGAGCTGGTCCTTTACGAGACACCCGGTCAGCCTTTGAAAGGATATGTCTTCATCCAAAACAACGGGACGATGGAAGCTGAGGAG GTGGTGCAGATCTACGTTAGCAGGAGACAACGACCAGCCTATGCTCCCAAACTGCAGCTGGTGTGGTTCAGCCGTGTAACGGTGCCGCCGGGCACAAACTGGGTGCGGGTGGACTTTGTCATTGACGCCATGTCCCTGGCAGTGTGGTATCAGCAGGACGGGTGGCTCATTAAGCCAG GTATCATTGATGTGTTCGCTGGCGGCCAGCAACCTTTCCAGGCGAAAGCAGTTCCCAGCAATATCCTCAATGTTTCTTTTAGCCTTACTGAGTCAACATATCTGGGAAAATACTAG